From the genome of Zalophus californianus isolate mZalCal1 chromosome 6, mZalCal1.pri.v2, whole genome shotgun sequence, one region includes:
- the CHRNB4 gene encoding neuronal acetylcholine receptor subunit beta-4, with product MRSAQPLVLFSLVALCRRGDCRVANAEERLVDDLLNRTRYNNLIRPATSSAQLISIQLQLSLAQLISVNEREQIMTTNVWLKQEWTDYRLAWNSSHYEGVNILRIPAKRIWLPDIVLYNNADGTYEVSLYTNVVVRSNGSIFWLPPAIYKSACKIEVKHFPFDQQNCTLKFRSWTYDHTEIDMVLKSPTASMDDFTPSGEWDIVALPGRRTVNPQDPSYVDVTYDFIIRRKPLFYTINLIIPCVLITSLAILVFYLPSDCGEKMTLCISVLLALTVFLLLISKIVPPTSLDVPLIGKYLMFTMVLVTFSIVTSVCVLNVHHRSPSTHTMAPWVRRCFLHKLPTFLFMKRPDSSPSRTPQPCQPRPTRSEATSASATGPASAPNLYGSSMYFVNPASAAPKSLAGSGSGSNAAGTARGFQLRSSGRFRQDVQDALEGVSFIAQHMRSDDQDQSVVEDWKYVAMVVDRLFLWVFVVVCVLGTVGLFLPPLFQTHTPSEGS from the exons GGGACTGCCGTGTGGCCAATGCAGAGGAGAGGCTGGTAGATGACCTTCTAAACCGAACCCGCTACAACAACCTGATCCGCCCGGCCACCAGCTCGGCCCAGCTCATCTCCATCCAGCTGCAGCTGTCCCTGGCCCAGCTCATCAGCGTG AATGAGCGAGAACAGATCATGACCACCAATGTCTGGCTGAAACAG GAGTGGACCGACTACCGCCTGGCCTGGAACAGCTCCCACTATGAAGGCGTGAACATCCTGAGGATCCCTGCAAAGCGCATCTGGCTGCCAGACATTGTGCTTTACAACAA CGCCGATGGAACCTACGAGGTGTCTCTCTACACCAACGTGGTGGTCCGCTCCAACGGCAGCATCTTCTGGCTGCCGCCCGCCATCTACAAGAGCGCCTGCAAGATCGAGGTAAAGCACTTCCCGTTCGACCAGCAGAACTGCACCCTCAAGTTCCGCTCCTGGACCTACGACCACACAGAGATCGACATGGTGCTCAAGTCCCCCACGGCCAGCATGGACGACTTCACCCCCAGCGGCGAGTGGGACATCGTGGCACTGCCCGGCCGGCGGACCGTGAACCCGCAGGACCCCAGCTACGTGGACGTGACCTACGACTTCATCATCCGCCGCAAGCCGCTCTTCTACACCATCAACCTCATCATCCCCTGCGTGCTCATCACCTCGCTGGCCATCCTTGTGTTCTACCTGCCGTCCGACTGCGGCGAGAAGATGACGCTGTGCATCTCCGTGCTGCTGGCGCTCACCGTCTTCCTGCTGCTCATCTCCAAGATCGTGCCGCCCACCTCCCTGGACGTGCCGCTCATCGGCAAGTACCTCATGTTCACCATGGTGCTCGTCACCTTCTCCATCGTCACCAGCGTGTGCGTGCTCAACGTGCACCACCGCTCGCCCAGCACGCACACCATGGCGCCCTGGGTCCGGCGCTGCTTCCTACACAAGCTGCCCACCTTCCTCTTCATGAAGCGCCCGGACAGCAGCCCCTCGAGgaccccccagccctgccagcctcGCCCGACCCGGTCCGAGGCCACCTCCGCCTCAGCCACGGGTCCAGCCAGCGCCCCCAACCTCTATGGGAGCTCCATGTACTTTGTGAATCCTGCCTCTGCAGCCCCCAAGTCCCTGGCCGGCTCCGGGTCCGGCTCCAATGCGGCGGGCACGGCCCGGGGTTTCCAGCTGAGGTCTTCCGGGAGGTTCCGGCAGGATGTGCAGGACGCATTAGAGGGTGTCAGCTTCATTGCCCAGCACATGAGGAGTGATGACCAAGACCAGAGT GTCGTCGAGGACTGGAAGTACGTGGCCATGGTGGTCGACCGGCTGTTCCTGTGGGTGtttgtggttgtgtgtgtgcTCGGCACCGTGGGgctcttcctgcctcccctcttccAGACCCACACACCCTCCGAGGGGTCCTAG